The Rhododendron vialii isolate Sample 1 chromosome 5a, ASM3025357v1 genome contains a region encoding:
- the LOC131325341 gene encoding transcription factor MYB1-like isoform X1, with amino-acid sequence MGRSPCCAKEGLNRGAWTASEDKILRDYIKLHGEGSWRNLSKKAVLAGLKRCGKSCRLRWLNYLRPNIKRGNISHDEEELIIRLHKLLGNRWSLIAGRLPGRTDNEIKNYWNTNLCKKVADDHCSKKSKNKGKNNPTIPKTEMNESQVVRTRAMRCTKVFISPQLQKTTTGASVKPILESIPSPFTAQDNNPSTSEDDDLMLDVNMVDVFLSDILNSDFDAPCYFDCSGYKCNDLSAPAAPDGTLICSKDVMEDGTVNNFLQQNGGWLAE; translated from the exons ATGGGGAGAAGCCCCTGTTGCGCAAAGGAAGGGTTGAACAGAGGTGCATGGACTGCGTCTGAAGACAAAATTCTGAGAGATTACATTAAGCTCCATGGGGAAGGCAGTTGGAGAAACCTTTCTAAGAAagcag TTCTTGCAGGTCTAAAAAGATGTGGAAAGAGTTGCAGGCTGCGATGGCTGAATTATCTAAGGCCAAATATTAAGAGAGGGAACATATCTCATGATGAGGAAGAGCTCATCATTAGGCTTCACAAGCTCTTGGGtaacag ATGGTCTCTAATAGCTGGGAGGCTACCGGGACGAACAGACAATGAAATAAAGAACTACTGGAACACCAACTTATGCAAGAAGGTAGCTGACGACCACTGCTCAAAAAAATCCAAGAATAAGGGGAAGAACAACCCTACCATTCCCAAAACGGAGATGAACGAGTCCCAAGTGGTCCGAACCCGAGCAATGAGGTGCACCAAGGTCTTCATTAGCCCACAGCTACAGAAAACTACTACCGGTGCTTCTGTTAAACCAATATTGGAGTCAATTCCATCGCCATTCACTGCCCAAGACAACAATCCTTCGACGTCGGAGGACGACGACCTCATGTTGgatgtgaacatggtggacgtTTTCTTGTCTGATATTCTGAATTCGGACTTCGATGCCCCATGTTATTTCGATTGCAGCGGGTATAAATGTAACGATTTATCGGCGCCCGCCGCACCAgatggaaccctaatttgttcCAAGGATGTGAtggaggatgggacagtaaacAATTTCCTTCAACAAAATGGGGGCTGGCTAGCAGAATAA
- the LOC131325341 gene encoding transcription factor MYB1-like isoform X2, with protein MGRSPCCAKEGLNRGAWTASEDKILRDYIKLHGEGSWRNLSKKAGLKRCGKSCRLRWLNYLRPNIKRGNISHDEEELIIRLHKLLGNRWSLIAGRLPGRTDNEIKNYWNTNLCKKVADDHCSKKSKNKGKNNPTIPKTEMNESQVVRTRAMRCTKVFISPQLQKTTTGASVKPILESIPSPFTAQDNNPSTSEDDDLMLDVNMVDVFLSDILNSDFDAPCYFDCSGYKCNDLSAPAAPDGTLICSKDVMEDGTVNNFLQQNGGWLAE; from the exons ATGGGGAGAAGCCCCTGTTGCGCAAAGGAAGGGTTGAACAGAGGTGCATGGACTGCGTCTGAAGACAAAATTCTGAGAGATTACATTAAGCTCCATGGGGAAGGCAGTTGGAGAAACCTTTCTAAGAAagcag GTCTAAAAAGATGTGGAAAGAGTTGCAGGCTGCGATGGCTGAATTATCTAAGGCCAAATATTAAGAGAGGGAACATATCTCATGATGAGGAAGAGCTCATCATTAGGCTTCACAAGCTCTTGGGtaacag ATGGTCTCTAATAGCTGGGAGGCTACCGGGACGAACAGACAATGAAATAAAGAACTACTGGAACACCAACTTATGCAAGAAGGTAGCTGACGACCACTGCTCAAAAAAATCCAAGAATAAGGGGAAGAACAACCCTACCATTCCCAAAACGGAGATGAACGAGTCCCAAGTGGTCCGAACCCGAGCAATGAGGTGCACCAAGGTCTTCATTAGCCCACAGCTACAGAAAACTACTACCGGTGCTTCTGTTAAACCAATATTGGAGTCAATTCCATCGCCATTCACTGCCCAAGACAACAATCCTTCGACGTCGGAGGACGACGACCTCATGTTGgatgtgaacatggtggacgtTTTCTTGTCTGATATTCTGAATTCGGACTTCGATGCCCCATGTTATTTCGATTGCAGCGGGTATAAATGTAACGATTTATCGGCGCCCGCCGCACCAgatggaaccctaatttgttcCAAGGATGTGAtggaggatgggacagtaaacAATTTCCTTCAACAAAATGGGGGCTGGCTAGCAGAATAA
- the LOC131325343 gene encoding transcription factor MYB1-like codes for MGRKPCCAKEGLNRGKWTVREDKILTNYVNTHGEGKWRDLPLRAGLKRCGKSCRLRWLNYLRPDIKRGDISHEEEELMIKLHKLLGNRWSLIAGRLPGRTDNEIKNYWNTKLSKSAECRRTENSMKKHKKSKNQESPAIKLATGTEQHNVIRTKAVRCTKPVAPQQPNDPAVNKNEAIPTESPNSTSPQLVDQDDSSNFLTYFDINDLLISDVLNDKFHQGSNDSDFRLSGFEDLQRNSTDEIIMQESWKGGDYPLQPQEALELKTLASFFESEEEWTTR; via the exons atgggaaGAAAACCATGCTGTGCAAAGGAAGGACTGAACAGAGGGAAATGGACAGTTAGAGAGGACAAGATCCTTACCAATTACGTTAACACCCATGGAGAAGGCAAGTGGAGAGACCTGCCTCTAAGAGCTG GGTTGAAGAGATGTGGAAAGAGTTGTAGGCTCCGATGGCTCAATTATCTTCGACCAGACATTAAGAGAGGGGATATTTCTCATGAAGAAGAAGAGCTCATGATCAAACTACATAAGCTGCTTGGTAACAg GTGGTCACTCATTGCCGGAAGACTACCGGGGCGGACAGACAATGAAATCAAGAACTACTGGAACACCAAATTAAGCAAGAGCGCAGAATGTCGAAGAACTGAAAATTCCATGAAAAAACACAAGAAATCGAAAAACCAAGAATCCCCTGCAATCAAACTTGCCACTGGAACAGAACAACACAATGTGATCAGAACTAAGGCCGTTCGCTGCACAAAACCAGTCGCCCCACAACAACCAAACGATCCAGCAGTCAATAAAAACGAAGCAATTCCCACTGAGAGCCCTAATTCCACTTCTCCCCAGCTAGTTGATCAAGACGATTCATCGAACTTCTTGACGTATTTCGACATCAATGACCTGTTGATTTCGGACGTTCTCAACGACAAGTTTCACCAAGGGAGTAACGACTCGGATTTTCGTCTCTCGGGTTTTGAGGACTTGCAGAGGAATTCAACAGATGAGATAATAATGCAAGAAAGTTGGAAGGGTGGGGATTACCCTCTTCAACCACAGGAAGCTTTGGAGCTCAAGACACTTGCATCTTTTTTTGAGTCAGAGGAGGAGTGGACCACCAGATGA